A window of Bacillus sp. DX3.1 genomic DNA:
CAAAAACTGCAGCAAATCATTTTCCGGACGTCTCTTATCCTTCGTGAGCATGCAAAATCAAGCGGGTTCGTACCGGTTGATTTAGAGGTGCCATTTGGTATGGGGGGGACAGGATCATTACCACCGATGGAGTTTTCATTGCCGAACGGAGTGAAAATGGAAGTTGTTGGCCGCATTGACCGCGTAGATAAAGCGGAAGACGAGAGCGGTACGTTCCTGCGCATTATTGACTATAAGTCAAGTGCCAAAGCATTAAATCTAACAGAAGTGTATTATGGTTTAGCGCTACAAATGTTAACGTATTTAGATGTTGTTATTTCTAATGCAAATACATGGATGAAGAAAGATGGGACGGCATCACCTGCTGGGGTCCTTTATTTCCATATTCATAATCCAATTGTAGAAATGAAAGGCGACGCTTCTGAGGAAGAAATTGAGCGAGAAATTTTAAAGAAATTTAAAATGAAAGGACTTGTGCTCGGAGATACAGATGTTGTGCGTTTAATGGATAACAAACTTGTGACAGGAAGCTCTGATATTATTTCTGCTGGTTTGAAAAAAGATGGAAGCTTTAGTGCTCGTTCTGATATTGCAAGTGAGCAAGAGTTTACGGTCTTGCAGCAATATGTGCATCATACATTTGAAAACATCGGAAAAGACATTACAGAAGGTGTAATTGATATTGCACCGTATAAAATGGGGAATAAAGCAGCTTGTACGTTTTGTAATTTCCGCTCTGTCTGTCAGTTTGATGAATCGCTTGAAGATAATCAGTATCGTACGTTAAAAGATATGAAAGATAGTGAAGCAATGGAGAAAATGAGAGAGGAGGTTGGAGAATGATGCAAAATTGGCCAGTAAAACCAGAAGGTAGTCAATGGACCGATGATCAATGGAAGGCAGTTGTTGCGAATGGTCGTGATATTTTAGTGGCAGCGGCAGCCGGATCAGGAAAAACGGCTGTACTTGTAGAGCGGATGATCCGTAAAATTATTTCTACTGAGAATCCTGTGGATGTAGATCGCTTACTTGTTGTGACGTTTACAAACGCAGCAGCACAAGAGATGAAAAACAGAATCGGTGAAGCATTAGAAAAAGTATTGATTGATGATCCAGCGTCACAACACGTCCGTAAACAACTGAGTTTATTAAATAAAGCATCGATTTCAACAATTCATTCATTCTGTTTGCAAGTCATTCGAACGTACTATTATATGCTCGATATTGATCCGCGTTTTCGCATTGCCAACCAGACAGAAAACGAATTATTAAAAGAAGAAGTACTAGACGATATATTAGAAGAAGAGTATGGAATCGAAGGAAATGACATCTTCTTTGAACTTGTCGATCGTTATACGAGTGATCGAAGCGATGACGATTTACAGCGCATGATTTTAGCGCTTCATACAGAGTCTAGAGCGCATCCGAATCCAGCGCTTTGGCTTGATAAACTTGTAGAAGCATATGATGTAGAAGGAAAATCAATTGAAGACTTGACCTATGCCTCTTATTTATTAGAAGATGTGAAGTTTCAGCTTCGGGCGGCAGAGCAACATGTTCGAAAAGCAATTGAGCTAGCGATGCTGCCAGATGGTCCTGCACCACGCATTGAGACATTGCAAGCGGATCTTGCGCTACTCACGACGTTGTCTGCAGCGTCACATCAGTCTTGGACAAGTGTATATGAAGCAATGCAAACTATTTCTTGGCAAACATTAAAGCGCATTAAGAAGAGTGACTATAATGATGATGTTGTGAAACAAGTAGATTCATTACGGAATAAAGCAAAAGATGAAGTGAAGAAGCTGCAAGAGGAGTTATTTAGCCGTAAACCAGAAAGCTTTTTACGTGATTTTCAAGATATGCACCCTGTGCTGCAAAAGCTTGTTCAGCTTGTAAAAGTATTTACAGGGCGTTTTCAAACGATAAAGCGTGATAAAGGAATGGTTGATTTTACAGATTTAGAGCATTTTTGTTTGCAGATTTTAAGTGAACACACTGAGAACGGTGAAATGTATCCATCGCCAGTTGCGCTTCAATATCGTAATAAGTTTGCGGAAGTTCTTGTTGATGAATATCAAGATACGAACTTTGTGCAGGAGTCGATTATTAAACTTGTAACGAAAGATTCAGAGCGAGAAGGTAATTTATTTATGGTCGGCGACGTAAAGCAATCTGTTTATCGGTTTCGATTAGCAGAACCTGGCTTGTTTTTAGGAAAATATAAACGTTTTACGTCTGAAGGAATAGACGGCGGTATGAAAATTGATTTAGCGAAAAACTTCCGAAGTCGTCATGAAGTGTTAGCTGGCACGAACTTTATTTTTAAACAGATTATGGGCGAAGCAGTTGGGGAAATTGACTATGATGCGGATGCAGAGTTAAAGCTAGGAGCGAGTTATCCAGCAGGTGACGATGTCGCAGCCGAACTGTTATGTATTCATCAATCTGATAAAGAAGTGTCAGATGGAGAAGAAGGTGTGGAAGTCGAAAAAGCGCAACTAGAAGCACGTCTCATTGCACAAAGAATAAAGGCGATGGTTGATTCCGGATATGAAGTATATGACCGTAAAACAGATAGTATGCGCCCTGTGAAATATCGTGATTTTGTTATTTTACTTCGTTCGATGCCATGGGCACCGCAAATTATGGAAGAGTTGAAATTACAAGGTATTCCTGTTTATGCAGAACTAGCGACAGGTTATTTTGAAGCGACAGAAGTGAACATCATGATGAATATCTTTCGGGTGATTGACAATCCGATGCAAGATATTCCGCTTGCAGCTGTACTGCGCTCGCCGATTGTCGGATTACATGATGAGGAACTCGCGATGTTACGTGCTCATGAAAAGAAAGGTTCGTTTTATGAAGTAATGCGCTCGTTCTTACAAGGTGCACCGCTCGAGGAAGAGGCAGAGTTACACAGGAAATTACAATGGTTTTATGATCTCCTGCAAGGCTGGCGAGAATTTGCCCGTCAGCAGTCGCTTTCTGATCTCATTTGGAAAGTATATCGTGAAACAGGTTATTATGATTTTGTCGGTGGTCTTCCAGCAGGAAAGCAGCGTCAGGCCAATTTACGTGTGTTATATGATCGTGCTCGTCAATATGAAGCAACGTCTTTCCGCGGGTTATTCCGTTTTCTGCGTTTTATTGAACGGATTTTAGAGCGCGGTGATGATATGGGAACAGCAAGAGCGCTTGGTGAACAAGAAGATGTTGTCCGCATTATGACCATTCATAAAAGTAAAGGGTTAGAGTTTCCGGTTGTATTCGTAGCGGGACTAGGGCGCCGCTTTAATACGCAAGATTTAATGAAGCGCTTCTTATTACACAAAGATTTCGGTTTCGGATCGCAATTTATTGATCCGCGTAAACGAATTAAATATACGACGCTATCGCAGTTGGCAATTAGGCGGAAAATGAAGATGGAACTGATTGCCGAAGAAATGCGAGTATTATATGTTGCGTTAACACGTGCAAAAGAAAAACTCATTTTAATCGGTACGGTGAAGGATAAAGACAAAGAGATAGAAAAGTGGCTGGATGCACGGGAACATACCGATTGGTTGTTACCAGATTATGTTCGCGCGGGAGCATCTTGTTATTTAGATTGGATTGCACCATCATTATATAGGCACCGTGATAGTGAAATGCTTCTTGAACTTGGACAGGGAAACATTCCAAATGATATTTATCAGTATGACGCAAGCTGGAAAGTTGAGGCTATTGATGGTGCAAGTTTGCAGGCGCCAGAACCAATTCAAGAAGAAAAACAAGAACTATTAGAAGCACTTCGTGAGAAGAAGCCTGTTCCAGTAGAGAGCGAACGAAAAGAAGAAGTATACGCGCGGTTAACATGGCAATATGCATATGGAGAAGCAACAGCACATCGAGCAAAACAGTCTGTCACGGAAATTAAGCGAAACTATCAATCGGAAGATGGAAGTGATCATGCTTTTATTAAAAAGATACGTGCGCCTATCCAAACGCGCCCGCGGTTTATGGAGAAAAAAGGACTGAGTTATGCGGAACGTGGAACAGCTGTACACGCTGTGATGCAGCATGTGAATTTGAAAAAGCCAATTACAGCAGAAACAATTCAAGAACAAATTGCTGAAATGGTGAATAAAGAATTGTTAACATTTGAGCAGGCAGAAGAGATTGCAGCTGAGAGAATCGTTGCTTTCTTTGATACGGAGCTTGGGAAACGGGTACTGGCTGCGAAAAGTGTAGAACGCGAAGTGCCATTTACAATGATGTTATCAGCAGAGGAAGCGTATCAAAATTGGCAAGGAGAGCATGAAGAATCTGTGCTTGTGCAAGGTGTCATCGATTGCATGATGGAAGAGGAAGACGGCGTTGTATTAGTTGATTTTAAAACTGATACCATTGAAGGGCGTTTTCCAGGTGGATTTGATCAGGCAAGACCTGTTTTAGAAGATCGCTATAAAGTACAGCTTACATTGTATGGAAAGGCACTGGAGAAAAGTTTAGGTCAGCCTGTGAAGGGAAAATATTTATACTTTTTTGATGGAAATCATGTGCTACGAGTAGATGAGTAACTACTTCGTTCTTAAAATGGATTCGAAGATAGCCATCATCAAAGTTTGTTAGAATAAAAAAATCAAAACAAATAAAAAAGTAGGGGGCTTCCTCCTACTTTTTTATGCTGTTCCAATTTGATCTTGATCGGCAACGTCCGAATCAAATGTATTTGTTGCACTGACACCGTTGAATGTACTGACAACAAAACCAACATTTGATGCGCCTGATCCGTTATAGGCTTTCGTATTTTCTTTCGGGGATACGTTATAAAAATCACCTAAATTGAAAGAACCGTTGCTATTTTGAACGATAAGGTTTCCAACGACAGAGGGCATGTTTTTCACCTACTTCATCAGTCTTCTTTAACATTATTATATGATTCATTTTTATAAAGGTTCATCAGTGATGTATTGACGAATTTGAAGGAGGCGTGCGTTGTTAAAAGCATAATCAACTGAACCAATGTGAAAACAAGCGGAATTTAAAAGGGCACGAATAGTAACATCATTTACTTCAATAAAAGGGCATTCATTGATGACGTTCATTTTGATATCGGTTGATCGAGATGGAATTGTGATTTCATTATCTGTAAAGATAGCATAAGCATCTAATTTACCTTCTTGTTCTAAGAAGTAAGGAATTTCACGATGTACGGCAAGTGATCGGCTTATTAATTCCATCTGATTGGAATCACCGACTTGAAAAACTCCAGAAATCCCCATAGAGATAACAGAGGAACGATGAACAACTGAAATATGTCGAAACATTAAGAACCCTCCTTAACCTCGAGCGGTAGGAACATCGGTAACTAGAGGTACAAAAGCTCCCTCTATCACAGATTCCAAAGGCGTATCGAGAATTGAAGAAAGAATGAGAAGGTTGGCATCACCAATTAAAAATAGCGCTGAGGAAGAGATACCGTTCATTTTTATCGTACCAACTTTTATTTCACGATTTACAACAGTAAAATTCATACATACTTACTCCTTTCGGAAGTTGCTTGGTATGTGCTGAATAAAGGAAAGGAATGCTTTATCAATATCTTGTTTCATAGCTTGAATGATTACATCTTTCATATACTGGGGATCTGATGCAATGTCTTCATACGGCTGTACTTGTGATAAGTAGTAAGGAAGGCGATGCTCCATTTGTTTTTTTATATCGTCAATCATCATTTGTCGATACATATTATCCAGTGGTGTCCGTTCTTCTTGTTCAAAATGAAGAATGCGTTTATATGCTTCTTCGTCTAAATAGCGATGCATCTCTTGAATGATGTCTTGATAAAAATCAGGATTTGTTTGTGTTTCTGGATTTACTTTTAATGTTTCGGTATCTACTTGAAAATCTTCAATCTGTTGGTCTTTGCTTGTAAATGGATTTAAGCCGATGTTTAATGTACCATTTAAATTTTCTACTTTTAGTTGGTCAAATTTGTATTCTACTTTTCCTATAGAAGAGGAGGGACGGCTTTTTAG
This region includes:
- the addA gene encoding helicase-exonuclease AddAB subunit AddA yields the protein MMQNWPVKPEGSQWTDDQWKAVVANGRDILVAAAAGSGKTAVLVERMIRKIISTENPVDVDRLLVVTFTNAAAQEMKNRIGEALEKVLIDDPASQHVRKQLSLLNKASISTIHSFCLQVIRTYYYMLDIDPRFRIANQTENELLKEEVLDDILEEEYGIEGNDIFFELVDRYTSDRSDDDLQRMILALHTESRAHPNPALWLDKLVEAYDVEGKSIEDLTYASYLLEDVKFQLRAAEQHVRKAIELAMLPDGPAPRIETLQADLALLTTLSAASHQSWTSVYEAMQTISWQTLKRIKKSDYNDDVVKQVDSLRNKAKDEVKKLQEELFSRKPESFLRDFQDMHPVLQKLVQLVKVFTGRFQTIKRDKGMVDFTDLEHFCLQILSEHTENGEMYPSPVALQYRNKFAEVLVDEYQDTNFVQESIIKLVTKDSEREGNLFMVGDVKQSVYRFRLAEPGLFLGKYKRFTSEGIDGGMKIDLAKNFRSRHEVLAGTNFIFKQIMGEAVGEIDYDADAELKLGASYPAGDDVAAELLCIHQSDKEVSDGEEGVEVEKAQLEARLIAQRIKAMVDSGYEVYDRKTDSMRPVKYRDFVILLRSMPWAPQIMEELKLQGIPVYAELATGYFEATEVNIMMNIFRVIDNPMQDIPLAAVLRSPIVGLHDEELAMLRAHEKKGSFYEVMRSFLQGAPLEEEAELHRKLQWFYDLLQGWREFARQQSLSDLIWKVYRETGYYDFVGGLPAGKQRQANLRVLYDRARQYEATSFRGLFRFLRFIERILERGDDMGTARALGEQEDVVRIMTIHKSKGLEFPVVFVAGLGRRFNTQDLMKRFLLHKDFGFGSQFIDPRKRIKYTTLSQLAIRRKMKMELIAEEMRVLYVALTRAKEKLILIGTVKDKDKEIEKWLDAREHTDWLLPDYVRAGASCYLDWIAPSLYRHRDSEMLLELGQGNIPNDIYQYDASWKVEAIDGASLQAPEPIQEEKQELLEALREKKPVPVESERKEEVYARLTWQYAYGEATAHRAKQSVTEIKRNYQSEDGSDHAFIKKIRAPIQTRPRFMEKKGLSYAERGTAVHAVMQHVNLKKPITAETIQEQIAEMVNKELLTFEQAEEIAAERIVAFFDTELGKRVLAAKSVEREVPFTMMLSAEEAYQNWQGEHEESVLVQGVIDCMMEEEDGVVLVDFKTDTIEGRFPGGFDQARPVLEDRYKVQLTLYGKALEKSLGQPVKGKYLYFFDGNHVLRVDE
- a CDS encoding spore gernimation protein GerPD, which codes for MNFTVVNREIKVGTIKMNGISSSALFLIGDANLLILSSILDTPLESVIEGAFVPLVTDVPTARG
- the gerPC gene encoding spore germination protein GerPC: MNQDIYTYLQQFQQVLQKQQETINALEEKVRLLTEELDELKSRPSSSIGKVEYKFDQLKVENLNGTLNIGLNPFTSKDQQIEDFQVDTETLKVNPETQTNPDFYQDIIQEMHRYLDEEAYKRILHFEQEERTPLDNMYRQMMIDDIKKQMEHRLPYYLSQVQPYEDIASDPQYMKDVIIQAMKQDIDKAFLSFIQHIPSNFRKE
- the gerPF gene encoding spore germination protein GerPF, coding for MPSVVGNLIVQNSNGSFNLGDFYNVSPKENTKAYNGSGASNVGFVVSTFNGVSATNTFDSDVADQDQIGTA
- a CDS encoding spore germination protein GerPE, whose translation is MFRHISVVHRSSVISMGISGVFQVGDSNQMELISRSLAVHREIPYFLEQEGKLDAYAIFTDNEITIPSRSTDIKMNVINECPFIEVNDVTIRALLNSACFHIGSVDYAFNNARLLQIRQYITDEPL